From the Chryseobacterium sp. G0201 genome, the window CTGGATCATCCGGAAAGATTGGTTCTTGCTTATGGGGCTGTTTTAAATATGAAGATCAATAAATTTATCTCTTCGAATATTACATTGGATTTAATGTACGATCATAATCAAATTAAAAAAACTCAGCTAAAACAAACCTTAGGCGTTGGTTTTGCGTATAATATTGATAACGGCAGAAAACGTTCTGATAAAAAGGATAATCAATCTTGGATGAAAAAATAAGTTGGTGAATGGTGAATTTTGCTCTGCAAGTGAATTGTCAATGTAAAATAGTAATGAAACCAGCCACATTAAATAAAAAAAGCACTTCAATTTGAAGTGCTTTTTTATGATCAATTTATTTTTAGAACTCTATGTCTACGTTTAATTTCTCTGCCAAAAGCTTTGAAACTTTCTCTTTAAGAGGTTCAATATCAATATTCTGCATGGCATCATTCGCAAATGCATATAACAATAAAGCCTGTGCTTCTTTTTTAGAAATACCTCTTGCTCTTAGATAAAATAATGCATCTTCATTCAATTGTCCAACCGTACAGCCATGAGAACACTTCACATCGTCTGCGAAAATCTCTAACTGAGGTTTTGTATCAATTGTAGCTCCTTCACTTAGTAAAACGTTGTTATTTTGCTGATAAGCATTCGTTTTCTGAGCAATTTTATCAACAAAAACTTTTCCGTTAAATACACCGTGAGCATTATCTTTGAAAATACCTTTATAATTCTGGTAACTTTCACAGTTGGGTGTCTTATGATGAACCGCCGTGTGGTGGTCTACCAATTGGTCTTTCCCAATGATTGTGATTCCGTTCATGAATGAATTAATGTTTGATCCATTATGAATAAAATCAAGATTATTTCTAACCAATTTACCTCCGAAAGTGAATGTGTTTACAGTCGTTAAACTGTCTTTTTCCTGTTTTGCGAAAGTGCTGTCTACAAGATAAGACGTATGATTATCGTTTTGAAGTTTATGCCAGTCTGCCTTTGCATTTGGATACGTGAAAATCTCCGTTACAGAATTTGTTAATACAAATGTATCATCAAAATTGTGGTGACTTTCAATAATTTCCACTTTTGCTCCATCTTCTACGATCAACAGGTTTCTTGTGTTGTAGAAGGTGTTTTCTTCTTGATTTTGAGAAATATAGAAAACATGGATTGGTTTTTCAATCACGACATTTTTCGGAACTTTCAGAAAGAAACCATATTTGCAATAAGCAAGATTTAAATCTGTAAAAGCCGAATTTCCGTCAGCAATTGTATTAAAATATTTATCAAAAACTTCTTTGTGATTCTCATCATTCAAAGCGTAATTGAACGATAAGAACTCTACGTTTTCGATAGAAACTTTAGATAATTCTTTATGAAGTTTACCGTTTACAAAAACGATCCAGTCAAAATTTTCTTCGCCTAAATGCAATTGGTCGAATTGCTCTTTGGTGATATTGTGACTTTCTTTCGGGGAAAAGTTATAACTTTTTTCCGTGATCTCTTTGATGTTGGTATATTTATATTCTTCGTCTTTTTTGGTCGGAAAACCAATGCTTTCAAACTTTTGAAGAGCAGATTTTCTATCTTCATCCAGAAATCTGTGACGAAGACCTTCCAAAAATTCACCGTGGTTGTCAATAATTTGATCGTATAAAGCCATTACTGCGATTTCGGCCATCACACCTTTTTTATATATTTGAATATTGTAATAATACTGCGGTTTTTCCGCTTTGTTTTTTAGTTAAAATTGATAAAATCTTAACTGAAAACTTTTTCTTCTTAGTTAAGAAGCCAATCGTAACCTTTCTCTTCAAGCTCTAAGGCCAGAGATTTGTCTCCTGTTTTGATGATCTTTCCGTCTGCTAAAACGTGTACAAAATCAGGTTGAATATAGTTAAGCAATCTTTGATAGTGAGTAATCAAAAGAACTGCATTTCCTTCGTTTTTGAAAGTATTTACACCATCTGCAACGATTCTCAATGCATCAATATCTAATCCTGAATCTGTCTCATCAAGAATAGCCAATTTTGGGTTAAGCATCATCATTTGGAAGATCTCGTTTCTTTTCTTTTCACCTCCTGAAAATCCTTCATTCAATGATCTTGAAAGAAAGTCTTTTTTGATGCCTAATTGCTCAGACTTCTCACGAATCATAGCCAACATTTCTTTTGCAGACATGTCTTCCAATCCGTTTGCTTTTCTGGTTTCGTTTAAAGCAGCTTTGATAAAGTTGGTTACAGAAACCCCTGGAATTTCCACAGGATATTGAAAAGAAAGGAAAATACCTTTGTGCGCTCTGTCTTCCGGAGCGTCTTCAATAATATCTTCTCCTTGAAAAAGAATTTCTCCGTCTGTAACTTCATACTCTTCTTTTCCTGCGATTACAGAAGAAAGAGTAGATTTTCCGGCTCCGTTCGGTCCCATGATGGCATGAACTTCACCCGGTTTTATTTCGAGATTGATACCTTTTAAAATTTCTGCGCCATCTGCAATTTTGGCGTGCAAGTTTTTTATATTTAACATACTTTTAAATTTATCGCAAGGTTAGACTAAGATTTTTTTTAATCTCCTTTGCTTTTTTAAGATAAACAAAGGCGCTAACACTTATCAATGAAATACTATTTCTTAATTTTTTGTTTTAAACATTAAGAATTTATCAAATAAAAACTTAATGCTTATATATCTATCCTACTGATCCTTCTAATGAAATTTCCAATAATTTCTGCGCTTCAATAGCAAATTCCATTGGTAATTTATTTAAAACTTCTTTACTGAAACCGTTTACGATCAAAGCAATTGCTCTTTCAGTATCAATTCCTCTTTGGTTACAGTAGAAAATCTGATCTTCACCGATTTTTGAAGTTGTAGCCTCGTGCTCTAATTGAGCTGTAGGATCTTTAATTTCAATATAAGGGAAAGTATGTGCACCACATTCGTTACCCATTAGCAAAGAGTCACACTGAGAGAAGTTTCTTGCTCCTTTTGCAGAAGGCATTACTTTTACCAAACCTCTGTATGAATTCTGAGATTTTCCTGCAGAGATTCCTTTGGAAATAATCGTTGATCTGGTATTTTTACCAATGTGGATCATTTTTGTTCCTGTATCTGCATATTGGTGATTGTTGGTCACAGCAATAGAGTAGAACTCACCGATTGAATTGTCTCCTTTCAAGATACAAGACGGATATTTCCAAGTAACAGCAGAACCTGTTTCAACCTGAGTCCAAGAGATTTTTGCATTTCTTTCGCAAAGTCCTCTTTTCGTTACAAAATTGAAAACACCTCCTTTTCCTTCTTCATTCCCAGGATACCAGTTTTGAACGGTTGAATATTTAATTTCAGCGCCATCCATTGCAATAAGTTCTACAACAGCAGCGTGAAGCTGGTTTTCGTCTCTTGATGGAGCTGTACAGCCTTCAAGATAAGAAACATAACTTCCTTCATCCGCAATAACGATTGTTCTTTCAAACTGACCTGTACCTGCTTGATTGATACGGAAATACGTAGATAATTCCATCGGACATCTTACGCCTTTTGGAATATAGCAGAAACTTCCGTCAGAAAATACTGCGGAATTTAATGCTGCATAGAAGTTATCTCCTCTAGGAACTACTTTACCAAGATATTTCTTCACAAGATCCGGGTGATTTTTGATCGCTTCAGAAATTGAACAGAAAATAATTCCTTTTTCCATTAACGTGTCCTGAAAGGTCGTTTTTACAGAAACTGAATCTATTACGATATCTACAGCAACTCCTGAAAGTCTTTTTTGTTCCTCAATATTGATTCCTAATTTTGCAAAAGTTGCCAATAATTCCGGATCTACTTCATCTAAGCTTTCTAGTTCTGGCTTAGATTTAGGGGCTGCATAATATTTAATCGCCTGAAAATTAGGTTTTGTATATTTAATGTTTGCCCAATCAGGTTCTGTCATTTTCAGCCAGATTCTGAAAGATTCCAAACGCCATTCTGTCATCCATTCCGGCTCTTCTTTTTTAGCAGAGATGGCACGGACGATGTCTTCATTTAAACCAATCGGGAAATCTTCATAATCGATCTTTGTTTCCCAACCGAATTCATATTTCTTATTTTCTAAATCGACTCTTAAGTCGTCTTCAGTGTATTTACTCATTTTAATAGATTTTAGATGTTAAAATGCAGATGTTAAAATTTCGCGATATGCTAACTTCTAACCTCTAGTTTCTAACTTCTAATTATAAAGAAAAACTCTCTCCACAACCACACGTTCTGGATGCATTAGGATTGTTGAAAACAAACCCCTTTCCGTTTAATCCTCCTGAATACTCAAGAATTGTTCCTGCAAGATAAAGGATAGCTTTTTTCTCAACAACAATTTTTACGTCATTGTCTTCAAAAATTTGATCTGTGTCTGCTTTTTGATTGTCGAATCCCAAAACATACTCTAAACCAGAACATCCTCCACTTTTTACCCCAACTCTTATATAATCTTCAGCAGGGTTGAAGCCATCTTCCGTCATAAGTTGGATAGCTTTTGCCTTTGCTTGGTCTGATACTTTTATCATTGTATTTATTTAGAATGATTTAATCTTGCAAAAATACGAACTAATTTCCGCAATCTCAAATTGAAGATATCTATTTTAATGATTCTAATCTTATTAAGTTCATTATTGATATGATTGTTAATGTTAAAATTGTATAAATTTTCTATCACCAATCGGGAGATTCTGTTTTTGATTTAACTTTGATCAGGATTTTTTATCTATAAAATAAATAATAATGAAAAAGAAAGGGCTTGTTTTTTTAATGTTGTTTTTAGTAACAATGTCTTACGGGCAGACTATCAGATACATTTATGAAACTTCAGTTAATCCTGATTCAATTAATCTGGTCAGTTTAAAGAACGAGAAAACTTTTTTAGATATTAAGGACGATCGATCATTATTTATAAGTGAGAATAAATTAATTAAAGATTCTTTATTCTCGACATTTAAACTTGACGAAAAAAAAGAAAATAAAAAAGAGGAAAAAGATTTTTCGAAACTTGGACTCAAAAAACATTTTGAACCTACTTTTTTTGAATATTACATCATTAAAGATATTCCTAGTCAGAAAGTTTATTATTATGATAGAGTAGCCGGAAAGCAAATTTATTATCAGGAAGACAGACCTGTAAAATGGGAAATAACAGATATTACAGAAAAACAGAATGGATATCCGTCCCAAAAAGCGATTGCCAATTTTGGGGGTAGAGTCTGGACGGCATGGTTCACAAAAGAGATTTCAATTTCTGACGGGCCCTATAAACTTTCAGGATTACCAGGATCGATTGTGAAGCTGGAAGATGATAAAGGCGATTATAAATTTGATCTTATTAAAAAAATTATCGTTAAAAATGCTTTCGAAGAACCCGTTAGCTCTGATGCAAAACAAAGTAAACGAATTAACTTTAATGGAGATAAGGCTGCAGTGGAACTGGAGTTTGCAAAAAATAAACGACTGGGCGGAAATGGAATGCAGAACTTTGGAGACGGCGGAGGAAGACATGGCGGTGGAATGGGCGGAATGAGAGGCGGCAACCACTCAGGTGGTGGCGAAGGAATGTCTCACAGAGGAGCGATGGACGGTAATAATCCATCAATTCAAAGTTCTAACACAGAAAATACATCTTTTAAAAAAAGTATAAACCAAAACCCAATTGAATTAAAATAAAATTTAAAATGAAAAAAATAGGAATCATTGCTTTAGCATTATTCATGCAGAATATCTATGCACAAGCCAACAGATTTGTGTACCAAGTGACCATGAAACCGGATGCAGCAAACAAAACTGATATAAAAACTGAAAACGCATACTTAGATATTTCAGCTGAAAAATCGATGTTCTATTCTGAAAACAGATTGAAAAGAGATTCTATTATGCAGAGAAGCTTTCAAACTAACGGTGGAAGAGGTATTAGTTTCAACAGAGATCAGATGGAAGGTTTAAGGTCGATTATTAATTATTCTATTGAAAAAGATAAAACAAACCAAAAGACCTTTTTTAAAGATAGAATAGGTCGAGATAATTATTCTTACGAAGAAGATCGCCCCTTAAGCTGGAAAATACTTCCTGAAACCACAAAAATTGGAGAGTATAAAGTTCAAAAAGCTGAAACAGATTTTGGTGGTAGAAAATGGACGGCGTGGTTTACAACAGACTTACCTTATCAGGATGGGCCGTACAAATTTACGGGACTTCCAGGGTTGATCGTAAAAGTGGAAGATGCTCAGGGAGAGTATTCTTTTGATTTAATGAAAAACTATAAAATTGCCGATTTTCCGACAATGAATCAGTTTGGGAATACCATTAAAGTAAAAAGAGCAGATTATTTAAAACAACAGGAAAAATACAGAACTGATCCAATGTCATTCATGAGCCAGCAAGGCGGAGGGTTTTCTCAGACCAGAATTGGAGGTAGTGGTATTGCTTCACCAAGATCAGGTGGAGGCGGTGGAGGCCGTGGTGGAAATCAAAATCCTGCCGAAATGAGAAAGAGAATGGAAGACAGAATAAAAGAGGAAGCTAAAAACAACAGCAATCCGATAGAGTTGAAATAAAACAAAACCCTGAAGAGCTTCTTCAGGGTTTTTAATTTTTATAAGGATCAATTTATTTTAAAAGCTGATTGAAAGTATCACCTTGTCTGATGTCTCCGGTAGTATAACCTTTCATAAACCATTCTTTACGCTGTGCAGATGAGCCGTGCGTAAAGCTTTCCTGATTCACATATCCCTGAGATCGTTTCTGAATGTTATCATCTCCAACGGCCTGTGCAGCTTCAATGGCAGACTCAATATCGCCGGGTTCTAAAATATGCTCTCTAGAATCTGTTTTCTTAGCCCAAACTCCGGCATAGAAATCAGCCTGTAACTCCGTTGCAACAGAAACTCTGTTCATTTCGGTTTCAGAATATCTTCCGCTTCTTCTCAAAGCATCAACTTTTTGGGTTGTTCCTAAAAGCGTTTGTACATGGTGGCCAACTTCGTGAGCCAAAACGTAAGCAATCGTAAATTCGGTAACTTGTGCTCCAAATTTTTGCTGTAGCTCATTAAAGAAACTCATATCCATGTAAACAGACTGATCTGCAGGACAATAAAAAGGTCCCATTGCAGATTGTGCAGTTCCACAACCGGACTGAGTGGTTTCTGTAAAAAGAATGATTTTTGGAGGAGTATAAGTCATGCCGTTTTCCTTGAAAATCTGGTCCCATGTAAGGATGTTCCATTTTCCCATCATGTCCACCATTTCTCCAATTTTCTTGTCATTGGCACTTAATTCTCGTTGTTCAGTCTGAGTTTGCGGTGAAGACATGCTGCCAGAGCCTAATATGCTTGAAGGATCTCCTCCCAGAAAGAAGATGATAGCGGCAATAATTAAAGTTCCAAGTCCGCCACCTACAATTGCACCGCCACTTCCACCGCCTCCGCGACGGTCTTCAACGTTGCCTCCTCTATCGTCTGTCCATTTCATAGTGTGTAATTTTGTTAGTAAAGTTAAAAATATAAAATTAATATTAACATTAAATATTTACTTGAAAAATTCTCAAGAAAAATATTTTTGACGATTAAAATTAACGATTCAACTGATTGTTTTTTAACCAATAAGAAGTGGACTGGTATGCTGAAATTGTTTCATCAACAAGCTTTTGATTATTATCTTTTAAAATATTTTCATCATAATAAATATTGAATTTAGGAGATAATTTACCCGGTTTTTGTTTTAAAGAATATTGTCTGATAATTCTTACAGGCGAAATGATCGTTAAATGATCATCTTTCACAAATCCCAGGTCCTGATACGTTGCAATATAAGCTTTAGGCTGAAATTCTTTTGTGAAAACATCCTGACCTAAGAATTTAGATTGATAATTAAAATTCAATAGCCCAAAAACAGTCGGCATTACATCGATCTGAGACATCAGTTTATCAAATTTTTGAGGCTGAATAAATCTGTCAGAATAAACCATTGCAGGAATTTTATATTTATCCATCGGTAATTCTGTGTCTCCTGCGCTGGAAGCACAATGATCAGCGATAATAACGAAGACTGTATTTTTGTACCAATCTTGTTTTTTAGCCATTTCAAAGAACTTTCTAAGCGAATAGTCGGTATATTTTACTCCGCCTTCACGGGATTTTGCATTTCCTGGAATATCAATTCTTCCGTCAGGATAAGTAAACGGTCTGTGATTGGAAACCGTCATCCAGTGATTAAAAAACGGTTTTCCTGATTTTGATTCGGCATTCATCACCTGAATTGCTTTTTTAGCCATATCTTCATCAGCAACGCCCCAAACATTGGCAAAAGAAATTTCTTCAGGTTTAAAATTATCTCTGTCAACAATTCCATAACCGTTTCCGGCAAAGAAATCTTGCATATTGTCAAAATAACTGTATCCGCCGTATAAAAATTTCACATCATAACCTTTAGATTTGAAAACACTTCCGGTCGTGAATTTATTCTTATTATTTTCTCTTTTAATGATACTTTCTCCAGCCGTTGGAGGAATACAAAGCGTTAATGCTTCCAAGCCGCGAACGGTTCTGTTTCCTGTAGCATAAAGATTGGTAAACATCATTGATTTATCAGCCAAACTATCCAGAAATGGAGTAAGCTTTTCTGTGTTACCATAATGTTCCATAAAATCTGCAGAAAGACTTTCAATGGAAATTAAGACTACGTTTTTCTTTAATTCAGGTTGCTCAGAGGTGATATTTCTTGTTAAAGTTGGCTGTGTATATTGACTTAAGAAAGTTTTTTCAGCCAGTTTTTGATCTATTTTAGGATAAAACTGGAAATAATCTAGTTCGTTATGAGTAAATGCCCAGTAAAATTTTGGTAATCCGTTAGCTTCAATTTCTTCCGCAAAGACATTTGGAGAGGTTATTTTCGTTGTAAAACTTAATCCTAATAAACTTACTGCAACCAATACAATGAAAGAACCCAACAAGATGAATTTCTGTTTCAAATTCGGAAGGTCCAGAAGCTCCTTTCTTGTTTTTCTATAAATGAAAAATGTGATCGCAAGTCCAACAGCAAAAATGGAAAGGAATAAAGGAACAACAGGATAACTTTCCATGATGTTTCCGATAACTTCATTCGTGTAAATAAGATAATCTACAGCGATGAAATTGTATCTCAAGCCAAATTCATTATAAAAAA encodes:
- the sufD gene encoding Fe-S cluster assembly protein SufD — its product is MALYDQIIDNHGEFLEGLRHRFLDEDRKSALQKFESIGFPTKKDEEYKYTNIKEITEKSYNFSPKESHNITKEQFDQLHLGEENFDWIVFVNGKLHKELSKVSIENVEFLSFNYALNDENHKEVFDKYFNTIADGNSAFTDLNLAYCKYGFFLKVPKNVVIEKPIHVFYISQNQEENTFYNTRNLLIVEDGAKVEIIESHHNFDDTFVLTNSVTEIFTYPNAKADWHKLQNDNHTSYLVDSTFAKQEKDSLTTVNTFTFGGKLVRNNLDFIHNGSNINSFMNGITIIGKDQLVDHHTAVHHKTPNCESYQNYKGIFKDNAHGVFNGKVFVDKIAQKTNAYQQNNNVLLSEGATIDTKPQLEIFADDVKCSHGCTVGQLNEDALFYLRARGISKKEAQALLLYAFANDAMQNIDIEPLKEKVSKLLAEKLNVDIEF
- the sufC gene encoding Fe-S cluster assembly ATPase SufC → MLNIKNLHAKIADGAEILKGINLEIKPGEVHAIMGPNGAGKSTLSSVIAGKEEYEVTDGEILFQGEDIIEDAPEDRAHKGIFLSFQYPVEIPGVSVTNFIKAALNETRKANGLEDMSAKEMLAMIREKSEQLGIKKDFLSRSLNEGFSGGEKKRNEIFQMMMLNPKLAILDETDSGLDIDALRIVADGVNTFKNEGNAVLLITHYQRLLNYIQPDFVHVLADGKIIKTGDKSLALELEEKGYDWLLN
- the sufB gene encoding Fe-S cluster assembly protein SufB, with the protein product MSKYTEDDLRVDLENKKYEFGWETKIDYEDFPIGLNEDIVRAISAKKEEPEWMTEWRLESFRIWLKMTEPDWANIKYTKPNFQAIKYYAAPKSKPELESLDEVDPELLATFAKLGINIEEQKRLSGVAVDIVIDSVSVKTTFQDTLMEKGIIFCSISEAIKNHPDLVKKYLGKVVPRGDNFYAALNSAVFSDGSFCYIPKGVRCPMELSTYFRINQAGTGQFERTIVIADEGSYVSYLEGCTAPSRDENQLHAAVVELIAMDGAEIKYSTVQNWYPGNEEGKGGVFNFVTKRGLCERNAKISWTQVETGSAVTWKYPSCILKGDNSIGEFYSIAVTNNHQYADTGTKMIHIGKNTRSTIISKGISAGKSQNSYRGLVKVMPSAKGARNFSQCDSLLMGNECGAHTFPYIEIKDPTAQLEHEATTSKIGEDQIFYCNQRGIDTERAIALIVNGFSKEVLNKLPMEFAIEAQKLLEISLEGSVG
- a CDS encoding HesB/IscA family protein, giving the protein MIKVSDQAKAKAIQLMTEDGFNPAEDYIRVGVKSGGCSGLEYVLGFDNQKADTDQIFEDNDVKIVVEKKAILYLAGTILEYSGGLNGKGFVFNNPNASRTCGCGESFSL
- a CDS encoding GLPGLI family protein, which codes for MKKKGLVFLMLFLVTMSYGQTIRYIYETSVNPDSINLVSLKNEKTFLDIKDDRSLFISENKLIKDSLFSTFKLDEKKENKKEEKDFSKLGLKKHFEPTFFEYYIIKDIPSQKVYYYDRVAGKQIYYQEDRPVKWEITDITEKQNGYPSQKAIANFGGRVWTAWFTKEISISDGPYKLSGLPGSIVKLEDDKGDYKFDLIKKIIVKNAFEEPVSSDAKQSKRINFNGDKAAVELEFAKNKRLGGNGMQNFGDGGGRHGGGMGGMRGGNHSGGGEGMSHRGAMDGNNPSIQSSNTENTSFKKSINQNPIELK
- a CDS encoding GLPGLI family protein is translated as MKKIGIIALALFMQNIYAQANRFVYQVTMKPDAANKTDIKTENAYLDISAEKSMFYSENRLKRDSIMQRSFQTNGGRGISFNRDQMEGLRSIINYSIEKDKTNQKTFFKDRIGRDNYSYEEDRPLSWKILPETTKIGEYKVQKAETDFGGRKWTAWFTTDLPYQDGPYKFTGLPGLIVKVEDAQGEYSFDLMKNYKIADFPTMNQFGNTIKVKRADYLKQQEKYRTDPMSFMSQQGGGFSQTRIGGSGIASPRSGGGGGGRGGNQNPAEMRKRMEDRIKEEAKNNSNPIELK
- a CDS encoding neutral zinc metallopeptidase; its protein translation is MKWTDDRGGNVEDRRGGGGSGGAIVGGGLGTLIIAAIIFFLGGDPSSILGSGSMSSPQTQTEQRELSANDKKIGEMVDMMGKWNILTWDQIFKENGMTYTPPKIILFTETTQSGCGTAQSAMGPFYCPADQSVYMDMSFFNELQQKFGAQVTEFTIAYVLAHEVGHHVQTLLGTTQKVDALRRSGRYSETEMNRVSVATELQADFYAGVWAKKTDSREHILEPGDIESAIEAAQAVGDDNIQKRSQGYVNQESFTHGSSAQRKEWFMKGYTTGDIRQGDTFNQLLK
- a CDS encoding LTA synthase family protein, producing MITQKIKPFLYLGIFYLIVSLVIRLVFLFHPITTASFSFFEIIKVLSIGIINDIFVFTIASVFLALYFLFLSNSKYDKPYGHIILGILILIFLYILVIPNNIFKQYGGSIAEIALAFIGLKILFFGLMLFLPSKRIQIRNVLYFIILFLYSVIIIFNAVSEYFFYNEFGLRYNFIAVDYLIYTNEVIGNIMESYPVVPLFLSIFAVGLAITFFIYRKTRKELLDLPNLKQKFILLGSFIVLVAVSLLGLSFTTKITSPNVFAEEIEANGLPKFYWAFTHNELDYFQFYPKIDQKLAEKTFLSQYTQPTLTRNITSEQPELKKNVVLISIESLSADFMEHYGNTEKLTPFLDSLADKSMMFTNLYATGNRTVRGLEALTLCIPPTAGESIIKRENNKNKFTTGSVFKSKGYDVKFLYGGYSYFDNMQDFFAGNGYGIVDRDNFKPEEISFANVWGVADEDMAKKAIQVMNAESKSGKPFFNHWMTVSNHRPFTYPDGRIDIPGNAKSREGGVKYTDYSLRKFFEMAKKQDWYKNTVFVIIADHCASSAGDTELPMDKYKIPAMVYSDRFIQPQKFDKLMSQIDVMPTVFGLLNFNYQSKFLGQDVFTKEFQPKAYIATYQDLGFVKDDHLTIISPVRIIRQYSLKQKPGKLSPKFNIYYDENILKDNNQKLVDETISAYQSTSYWLKNNQLNR